The [Pseudomonas] carboxydohydrogena genome includes a window with the following:
- a CDS encoding FAD:protein FMN transferase has protein sequence MTTSLPRRVAIPPLSAMPRAAPAGASVQELSGTTMGTTWSVKFAGSAAARQTLGRMIPAALERVVSQMSPWESNSDISRFNRLPMNEWQTLPPELFKVMEGALRIAQESDGAYDPTLGALIDLWGFGPSGPRTGPPAASDIAPHHRACGWQQIDLDAGRRRMRRSSEGAIDLCGIAKGYAVDLVMETLHQHGLYHALVEIGGELRGSGVKPDGSPWWVEIDRSADGKQPVLVALYNLAIATSGCERGFTSGAQHFSHTLNPRTGWPTANGTVTATVLHSTCMEADAYATALMVLGQDDAIDFAITHRLAAAILCKHGDTFIERTTPMLDQMLS, from the coding sequence ATGACGACATCCCTGCCCCGGCGCGTGGCGATCCCGCCCCTGTCGGCGATGCCGCGCGCCGCGCCAGCAGGGGCCTCTGTTCAGGAGCTGTCCGGCACCACCATGGGAACAACATGGTCGGTGAAGTTCGCCGGTTCAGCCGCCGCTCGCCAAACGCTGGGCCGCATGATCCCTGCCGCGCTCGAGCGCGTCGTCTCGCAAATGAGTCCCTGGGAATCAAACTCCGATATCAGCCGGTTCAATCGCTTGCCGATGAACGAATGGCAGACTTTGCCGCCCGAGCTTTTCAAGGTCATGGAAGGCGCGCTGCGTATCGCGCAGGAATCGGACGGCGCTTACGACCCCACCCTTGGCGCGCTGATTGATCTTTGGGGATTCGGACCGAGCGGACCGAGAACAGGGCCGCCCGCCGCTAGCGATATCGCCCCGCATCACCGCGCTTGCGGATGGCAGCAGATCGATCTGGACGCAGGCCGCCGCCGCATGCGGCGGTCAAGCGAAGGAGCGATAGACCTTTGCGGAATTGCCAAAGGATACGCGGTCGATCTGGTCATGGAAACGCTGCACCAGCACGGCCTTTATCACGCATTGGTCGAGATCGGCGGCGAGTTGCGAGGATCCGGGGTGAAGCCGGATGGCAGCCCGTGGTGGGTCGAGATCGATCGGTCTGCTGACGGGAAGCAGCCGGTGCTGGTGGCGCTTTATAACCTCGCGATTGCCACATCCGGCTGTGAACGCGGCTTCACAAGCGGCGCGCAGCATTTTTCCCATACGCTCAACCCGCGCACCGGATGGCCAACCGCCAACGGCACGGTCACCGCGACGGTGCTGCACTCCACCTGCATGGAAGCCGATGCCTACGCGACGGCGTTAATGGTTCTCGGACAGGACGACGCCATCGATTTCGCCATCACACACCGGCTGGCGGCGGCCATCCTGTGCAAGCACGGCGACACCTTCATCGAGCGCACGACGCCAATGCTCGACCAGATGCTGTCGTAG
- a CDS encoding Fe2+-dependent dioxygenase produces the protein MLVQIPNVLTPEQVKHCRDVMARADWVDGRVTAGHQSVQVKRNLQLPESSPAARELRDMVLAALNRNPLFMSAVLPKTVFPPLFNRYDAEGEMNFGSHVDNAIRTVSGTGVRVRTDVSSTLFLSSPEEYDGGELVIEDTYGSHSVKLPAGDMIVYPGTSLHHVTKVTRGSRIASFFWTESMIGDVTRRAMMFDLDMSIIRLNADHPEHPSVVSLTSLYHNLLRQWALT, from the coding sequence ATGCTGGTACAGATTCCGAATGTTTTAACCCCCGAACAGGTGAAGCACTGTCGTGACGTGATGGCGCGCGCCGACTGGGTCGACGGACGTGTGACGGCCGGACATCAATCGGTGCAGGTCAAGCGCAATCTGCAATTGCCCGAGAGCAGCCCCGCGGCGCGTGAGCTGCGCGACATGGTGCTCGCCGCACTCAATCGCAATCCGCTGTTTATGTCGGCGGTGTTGCCGAAGACCGTCTTTCCGCCGCTGTTCAATCGCTATGATGCCGAAGGCGAGATGAACTTCGGTTCGCATGTCGATAATGCGATCCGTACGGTTTCCGGCACGGGTGTTCGCGTACGGACCGACGTCTCATCGACGCTGTTTCTGTCGTCTCCGGAGGAATATGACGGCGGCGAGCTGGTGATCGAGGATACGTATGGTTCCCATTCGGTGAAATTGCCGGCTGGCGATATGATCGTCTATCCGGGGACCAGCCTGCATCATGTGACGAAGGTAACGCGGGGCTCGCGCATCGCGTCTTTTTTCTGGACCGAGAGCATGATCGGTGACGTCACGCGCCGCGCGATGATGTTCGATCTCGATATGTCGATTATCCGCCTGAATGCGGATCATCCCGAACACCCGTCTGTGGTGTCGTTGACCTCGCTATATCATAATCTGCTGCGGCAGTGGGCGCTGACCTGA
- a CDS encoding Maf-like protein → MTGRPKFVLASGSPRRLSLLNQAGIEPDALRPADVDETPKRGELPRVCATRLARAKADAALKSVQLDDDLRGAYILAADTVVAVGRRILPKAELVDEAVQCLRLLSGRNHRVYTAICLVTPKESFRQRLVETRVRFKRLTADDIQAYVDSGEWRGKAGGYAVQGIAGSFVVKMVGSYTSVVGLPLYESTALLDGEGFPVRAGWIDAS, encoded by the coding sequence ATGACTGGCCGTCCCAAATTCGTTCTCGCGTCCGGTTCGCCGCGCCGCCTCAGCCTGCTCAACCAGGCCGGTATCGAACCCGATGCGCTGCGCCCCGCCGATGTCGACGAAACTCCGAAACGAGGTGAACTGCCGCGCGTCTGCGCGACGCGGCTTGCGCGCGCCAAGGCGGATGCCGCGTTGAAATCGGTGCAGCTCGATGACGATCTGCGCGGCGCCTACATCCTCGCCGCCGATACGGTGGTCGCGGTCGGCCGCCGCATTCTGCCGAAGGCCGAACTGGTGGACGAGGCGGTGCAGTGCCTGCGGCTCCTGTCCGGGCGCAACCATCGCGTCTACACCGCGATCTGTCTTGTCACGCCGAAGGAATCCTTCCGCCAGCGGCTGGTGGAGACGCGGGTGCGCTTCAAGCGTCTGACCGCTGACGATATCCAGGCTTACGTCGATTCCGGCGAGTGGCGGGGCAAGGCCGGCGGCTACGCCGTGCAGGGCATCGCCGGCTCATTCGTGGTGAAGATGGTCGGCTCTTACACCAGCGTGGTCGGGCTCCCATTATATGAGTCCACGGCGCTGCTGGACGGCGAGGGCTTTCCGGTGCGCGCGGGCTGGATCGACGCGAGTTAG
- a CDS encoding TonB-dependent receptor, which yields MNQVVGDGAGVAGYQGSAQSGLSRFPTALLNTPQTVNVVSQQLMQDQRVTSVQEALRNVPGITFTAGEGGVQGDNITIRGYSARNDFYRDGIRDPGWYARDAFSFDRVEVYKGPSSFLFGRGSTGGVINIVSKTPQNRDFGVMEATGTSATGGRMMVDFNKVFGDFATRISAVGYDSDVAGRDFVNTKRVGVAPSISYQIAPGTKNTLSYVYQKDDNIPDRGIVMLPGSYFGTSYRQPAPVARNMWYGVMTPGQNDVEKTEAHNLINKFEHEFDSGLKFTNTTGVSYVERFNRTRPVQLSGLGTANSNLWDAAVGGTRLGTPANPLLPGTSLSDVWVANTNHFQNQTNNLLVSNVSDLNARFRTGSLEHNVLLGVEVSHEKREHYRTTFSDTYRVNLANPNPWVTGTLSPTTSATEANADGVGVYVQDQLKITEWLELLGGVRFDNFSATSNGYTITRATGAQSGFTSLKNDNNFTTYRAGVVLHPTPWSSVYYMRGTSANPTSEFVSLSNGQQSLAPVTSTIDEVGAKADILDKKLSLNAALFRIRKENDYENRGTSAAPDYVAVGTTQVEGFEIGATGSITPQWSVSAGYAYLESKVLNSNTVANIGHQLAMTPQNSFSLWSTYDLDPKWTIGGGAFYVDSRWSSAANDGRIPAYWRFDAMAAYKVSRNFTLQFNIYNIADERYYDTAAGAGFAVPGPGRYVSLSGRVSF from the coding sequence GTGAATCAGGTCGTTGGTGACGGTGCCGGTGTCGCCGGTTATCAGGGATCCGCGCAAAGCGGATTGTCGCGTTTTCCGACCGCTCTTCTGAACACGCCTCAAACGGTCAATGTCGTCTCGCAGCAATTGATGCAGGACCAGCGTGTCACCTCGGTGCAGGAAGCCCTGCGCAACGTTCCCGGCATCACCTTTACGGCGGGCGAGGGTGGCGTTCAGGGCGATAACATCACCATCCGCGGTTACAGCGCACGCAACGATTTTTATCGCGACGGCATTCGCGATCCGGGTTGGTATGCCCGTGATGCCTTCAGCTTCGATCGTGTCGAAGTCTACAAGGGTCCGTCATCGTTTCTGTTCGGCCGCGGCTCAACCGGCGGCGTCATTAACATCGTTTCCAAGACGCCGCAGAATCGCGATTTCGGGGTCATGGAAGCCACGGGAACGTCCGCGACCGGCGGGCGCATGATGGTGGATTTCAACAAGGTATTCGGCGATTTCGCCACCCGCATTTCCGCCGTGGGTTACGATAGTGATGTCGCCGGCCGCGATTTCGTCAACACCAAGCGCGTCGGCGTCGCGCCATCGATTTCGTATCAGATCGCGCCCGGTACCAAGAATACGCTGAGCTACGTCTACCAGAAGGACGATAACATTCCCGATCGCGGTATCGTCATGTTGCCGGGATCGTACTTTGGCACGTCCTACCGGCAGCCTGCTCCGGTGGCGCGTAACATGTGGTATGGCGTGATGACGCCGGGCCAGAACGATGTCGAAAAGACCGAGGCCCATAACCTCATCAACAAATTCGAACATGAGTTCGATTCTGGATTGAAATTCACCAACACGACCGGCGTCAGCTATGTGGAGCGCTTCAACCGGACGCGTCCGGTGCAGCTGTCCGGTCTTGGAACGGCCAACTCGAATCTCTGGGATGCGGCCGTCGGCGGCACCCGGCTCGGGACGCCTGCCAACCCGCTGTTGCCAGGTACGTCGCTGAGTGACGTATGGGTGGCCAACACCAACCACTTCCAGAACCAGACCAATAATCTCCTGGTCAGCAACGTCAGCGATCTGAACGCCAGGTTCAGGACAGGTTCGCTTGAGCACAATGTCCTTCTCGGCGTCGAGGTCAGCCATGAAAAACGTGAGCACTATCGCACGACCTTCAGCGATACCTATCGGGTCAATCTCGCCAATCCCAACCCCTGGGTGACGGGCACGTTGAGCCCCACGACGTCGGCGACAGAAGCCAATGCCGACGGCGTCGGCGTCTATGTCCAGGACCAGTTGAAGATCACCGAATGGCTGGAGCTGCTGGGCGGCGTCCGGTTCGACAACTTCTCGGCGACAAGCAACGGCTACACGATCACCAGAGCGACGGGCGCCCAGAGCGGCTTCACCTCTCTCAAGAACGATAACAACTTCACGACCTACCGTGCCGGTGTCGTGCTTCATCCGACGCCCTGGTCGTCGGTCTACTATATGCGCGGAACGTCGGCGAATCCGACATCGGAGTTCGTTTCGCTATCGAACGGCCAGCAGTCGCTTGCGCCCGTGACATCGACGATCGATGAAGTCGGCGCCAAGGCCGACATCCTCGATAAGAAGCTCAGCTTGAACGCCGCACTGTTCCGCATCAGGAAGGAAAACGATTACGAGAACCGCGGAACGAGCGCGGCTCCCGATTACGTTGCGGTGGGAACCACGCAGGTCGAGGGATTCGAGATCGGGGCGACGGGCAGCATCACGCCGCAATGGAGCGTCTCCGCGGGTTATGCCTATCTCGAATCGAAGGTGCTGAATTCGAACACGGTCGCCAACATCGGGCATCAGCTTGCGATGACTCCGCAGAACTCGTTCTCGCTGTGGTCGACCTATGATCTCGATCCGAAATGGACGATCGGCGGGGGCGCCTTCTATGTCGACTCGCGCTGGAGCAGCGCCGCTAACGACGGTCGTATCCCGGCATATTGGCGATTTGATGCGATGGCGGCCTACAAGGTCAGCCGCAACTTCACGCTTCAGTTCAATATCTACAATATCGCCGACGAGCGTTACTACGATACGGCTGCCGGTGCGGGATTTGCGGTTCCGGGCCCCGGACGTTACGTCTCGCTCTCGGGCCGCGTATCGTTCTAA
- a CDS encoding UPF0262 family protein, whose product MSNGPDQDHDPDSRIIAVTLDEESIGRSGPDIEHERAIAIYDLIEQNFFAPQGTPKGPFTLRLGITGNRLMFDIRKESGDPVIVHLISLTPFRRIVKDYFMICDSYHQAIRTATPDKIEAIDMGRRGVHNEGSNTLKERLNGKVDMDFETARRLFTLLCVLHWKG is encoded by the coding sequence ATGAGCAACGGGCCCGATCAGGACCACGATCCCGACAGCCGCATCATCGCGGTGACGCTGGACGAGGAGTCGATCGGGCGCTCCGGTCCCGACATCGAGCACGAACGCGCCATCGCCATCTACGACTTGATCGAGCAGAATTTCTTCGCGCCGCAGGGAACACCGAAAGGGCCGTTCACGCTGCGCCTCGGCATCACCGGCAATCGCCTGATGTTCGATATCCGCAAGGAGAGCGGCGATCCGGTGATCGTGCACCTGATCTCGCTGACGCCGTTCCGCCGCATCGTGAAGGACTACTTCATGATCTGCGACAGCTACCATCAGGCCATCCGCACCGCCACGCCGGACAAGATCGAGGCGATCGATATGGGCCGCCGCGGCGTGCACAATGAAGGCTCGAACACGCTGAAGGAGCGCCTGAACGGCAAGGTCGATATGGATTTCGAGACCGCGCGGCGCCTGTTCACCCTGCTGTGCGTGCTGCACTGGAAGGGCTGA
- a CDS encoding DUF2271 domain-containing protein, whose protein sequence is MRLLISAALTTLATGSALASEATISIDIPRLSVAEYHKPYVAMWVETADGGKITNLAVWYDTKHKDNEGTKWLKDMRQWWRRTGRDLTLPADGLSSPTRAPGNHQIKFDSSAKPLNELTPGSYQLVIEAAREVGGRELLRIPFEWPPKAPAVAQAKGESELGTVALQLTP, encoded by the coding sequence ATGCGCCTCCTGATTTCCGCCGCACTGACCACCCTCGCCACAGGCTCGGCACTGGCTTCCGAAGCCACTATCAGCATCGACATTCCGCGACTGAGCGTTGCCGAATATCACAAGCCCTATGTTGCCATGTGGGTGGAAACCGCCGACGGCGGCAAGATCACGAATCTCGCCGTATGGTACGACACCAAGCATAAAGACAATGAAGGCACCAAATGGCTGAAGGATATGCGGCAATGGTGGCGGCGCACCGGCCGTGACCTGACCTTGCCGGCCGATGGACTGTCCAGCCCGACGCGCGCGCCCGGCAATCATCAGATCAAGTTCGACAGCAGCGCCAAACCGCTCAACGAACTGACGCCGGGCAGCTACCAGCTTGTTATCGAAGCCGCGCGCGAAGTTGGCGGCCGCGAGTTGCTGCGAATTCCGTTCGAATGGCCGCCGAAGGCTCCTGCGGTCGCTCAGGCCAAAGGCGAAAGCGAGCTTGGCACGGTCGCCCTGCAACTGACCCCATAA
- a CDS encoding arsenate reductase ArsC: MNEPPRRRAPQAVLFMCGQNSVRSPMAAALLRQIGPRGLYVQSAGATHGEPNPFAVAVMEEIGIDISGHRPWTVDELESWEGFNFDLIITLAPQAHHRALEMTATLATEVEYWPTQDPVGTEGRRELQLDAYRATRDELMRKIRARFAPPSVANE, translated from the coding sequence ATGAACGAGCCGCCGCGCCGCCGTGCGCCGCAGGCCGTTCTGTTCATGTGCGGGCAGAACAGCGTGCGCTCGCCGATGGCGGCCGCGCTGTTGCGACAGATCGGTCCGCGCGGGCTTTACGTACAGTCGGCGGGCGCGACGCATGGCGAGCCCAATCCGTTCGCGGTGGCGGTGATGGAGGAAATCGGAATCGATATCTCCGGTCACCGGCCATGGACGGTGGACGAGCTGGAGAGCTGGGAAGGGTTCAATTTCGATCTCATCATCACGCTTGCACCGCAGGCGCATCATCGCGCTCTGGAAATGACGGCGACGCTCGCGACCGAGGTCGAATACTGGCCGACGCAGGACCCGGTCGGCACCGAAGGCCGCCGCGAATTGCAGCTCGATGCCTACCGCGCCACCCGCGACGAACTGATGCGGAAAATCCGCGCCCGGTTCGCTCCTCCGTCTGTCGCCAATGAATAG
- the yacG gene encoding DNA gyrase inhibitor YacG has protein sequence MAAQKPCPICGKPPTAASRPFCSERCRDVDLNRWLSGSYAIPAADTDADDDEELPPPPAPGGSRSS, from the coding sequence ATGGCGGCGCAAAAGCCCTGTCCGATCTGCGGCAAGCCTCCAACAGCGGCCTCTCGGCCGTTTTGTTCGGAGCGTTGCCGCGATGTCGATCTCAACCGCTGGCTGTCGGGTTCCTACGCGATTCCGGCGGCTGACACGGATGCGGACGACGATGAGGAGCTGCCGCCGCCACCCGCGCCCGGTGGGTCCCGATCCTCTTGA
- a CDS encoding preprotein translocase subunit SecA translates to MILRLARRAISFGTRGKLTRYEANVEQVLAWEQNTRNLSDTALRERITRLRHQIEAGLTLDAVKVEVFALVREAARRALNQTPVPVQIIGALALHDGHIIEMKTGEGKTLTATMVCALNALNGRGVHIATPNDYLAGRDADWMRPVYALLGLRTGVITQEMDDDNRRNAYRCDITYGIASEFGFDYLRDNMKFNAAETVQRGHAFALIDEADATLIDDASMPLALYGPLGDHSEFYLAIDATVAGLQPFHYEIDHRRHVSLTTAGYNEIERKLRQQDILKSSATLHEVASISLLHHVMQSLRAHVLLTRDRDYVVTNGDVTIVDEHTGRPMPGRRYDEGLHQALEAKEGCAIGEETRTLASTTFQTYFRRYAKLTGMTGTAMADAEEYRDIYGLDVMPIPTHRPLIRIDESVLHTTAAGKLQAILREIEDASGRGQPVLLGAPSIEKSEALAAMLEANGWRQRCERDDIDGAPRTFAVLNAKHHAREAEIIARAGAPGAVTIATAMAGRGTDIRLGGEHADEAARARVIAAGGLLVIGTTHHEYGRIDQQLRGRSGRQGDPGRSIIHASLDDDVLTGRTVNPPLFDRTATVPPSVAQRVIRSAQKRHENRSFERRLGLLRFDAIIQRQHDTLYELRRDLRDGAVHPLILAARFRHEVIDDLIERFAPSAGSWDIDGLDRAIRSVLTLAVDIDSPSATREADARILAQRIRVMADRWIDGKISTIGETRLADIMQRLMMALIDQFWSEQSERLNHLKRQIGDRRLPPHKVATEFHLEAFELFESMMTDLRHNVTAHAMRLGINPL, encoded by the coding sequence ATGATCCTGCGGCTGGCAAGACGAGCGATCAGCTTCGGGACTCGCGGGAAACTGACTCGATACGAAGCAAATGTTGAGCAGGTTCTCGCCTGGGAGCAGAACACCCGGAATCTATCGGATACTGCGCTGCGCGAACGCATCACCAGGTTGCGGCATCAAATCGAGGCAGGCCTGACGCTCGATGCCGTCAAGGTTGAAGTCTTCGCGCTCGTGCGCGAGGCCGCGCGGCGGGCGCTGAATCAGACCCCCGTTCCGGTTCAGATCATTGGCGCTCTCGCGCTTCACGATGGCCACATCATCGAGATGAAGACCGGCGAGGGCAAGACGCTGACGGCCACGATGGTTTGCGCGCTCAACGCGCTGAACGGCCGTGGCGTCCATATCGCGACTCCGAACGACTATCTCGCCGGGCGCGATGCAGACTGGATGCGGCCGGTCTATGCCTTGCTCGGGCTTCGAACCGGGGTCATCACGCAAGAGATGGACGACGACAATCGCCGCAATGCCTATCGATGCGATATTACGTATGGCATCGCCAGCGAATTCGGCTTCGACTATCTGCGCGACAACATGAAATTCAACGCCGCGGAGACCGTTCAGCGCGGCCATGCCTTCGCCTTGATCGACGAGGCCGACGCCACCTTGATCGACGACGCAAGCATGCCTTTGGCATTGTACGGGCCGCTCGGCGATCATTCCGAGTTCTATCTGGCGATCGATGCGACCGTCGCCGGGTTGCAACCCTTCCATTACGAAATCGATCACCGCCGCCACGTCTCGCTGACCACGGCGGGATACAACGAGATCGAGCGAAAACTTCGGCAACAAGACATCCTGAAATCTTCAGCCACGCTACACGAGGTTGCATCAATTTCGCTGCTTCATCACGTCATGCAATCGTTACGGGCTCATGTCCTTTTGACGCGCGATCGCGATTATGTCGTCACGAACGGCGATGTTACCATCGTTGACGAACATACCGGGCGGCCCATGCCGGGGCGGCGTTACGATGAAGGGTTGCATCAGGCGCTGGAGGCCAAGGAAGGCTGCGCCATCGGGGAGGAGACCCGCACGCTGGCCTCGACCACCTTCCAGACCTATTTCCGCCGCTACGCGAAACTCACAGGCATGACTGGCACCGCGATGGCGGACGCGGAAGAGTATCGCGACATCTACGGCCTCGATGTGATGCCGATTCCAACCCATCGCCCATTGATCCGGATCGACGAGTCCGTGCTTCACACCACGGCGGCCGGAAAATTGCAGGCCATTCTGCGCGAGATCGAAGATGCCTCCGGCCGCGGCCAACCCGTCCTGCTTGGCGCGCCATCCATCGAGAAATCGGAAGCGCTGGCGGCGATGCTCGAAGCCAATGGCTGGCGGCAGCGCTGCGAGCGAGACGACATCGACGGCGCGCCACGGACATTCGCCGTGCTCAATGCCAAGCATCACGCCCGCGAAGCCGAAATCATCGCCAGGGCGGGCGCCCCAGGCGCGGTGACGATTGCCACCGCCATGGCTGGCCGCGGTACGGATATTCGGCTTGGCGGCGAACACGCTGACGAGGCGGCCCGCGCGCGCGTCATTGCAGCAGGCGGATTGCTGGTGATTGGAACGACACACCACGAATACGGGCGGATAGATCAGCAGTTGCGTGGCCGCTCCGGCCGGCAGGGCGACCCCGGCCGATCCATCATCCATGCGTCGCTGGACGACGATGTCCTGACCGGCCGCACCGTCAACCCGCCATTGTTCGATCGCACCGCCACGGTGCCACCATCAGTGGCGCAGCGCGTGATCAGATCCGCTCAAAAACGCCATGAAAACCGGAGTTTCGAGCGGCGCCTCGGCCTTCTGCGCTTTGATGCGATCATTCAGCGCCAGCACGACACCCTTTATGAGCTGCGCCGCGATCTTCGCGACGGAGCCGTCCACCCATTAATTTTGGCGGCCCGGTTCCGCCACGAAGTGATCGACGATCTGATCGAGCGCTTCGCCCCGTCCGCCGGATCATGGGATATCGACGGGCTCGATCGCGCGATCCGGTCCGTGCTGACCCTTGCGGTCGATATCGATTCCCCGTCCGCCACGCGTGAAGCCGACGCGAGAATTCTTGCTCAACGCATCCGCGTCATGGCGGACCGCTGGATCGACGGCAAGATTTCAACCATCGGAGAAACCAGGCTCGCCGATATCATGCAGCGATTGATGATGGCGCTCATCGATCAGTTCTGGTCGGAACAATCCGAGCGCCTTAATCATCTGAAGCGGCAGATCGGTGATCGGCGGCTGCCACCACACAAGGTCGCCACCGAGTTTCATCTCGAGGCATTTGAGCTGTTTGAATCAATGATGACCGATCTGCGCCACAACGTGACAGCGCATGCCATGCGGCTGGGGATCAACCCGCTTTAA
- a CDS encoding PepSY-associated TM helix domain-containing protein gives MVDGDELWQRKKRRAFFISQLYQWHWISSGLCLVGMILFAFTGITLNNAGKIEAKPSVVMRESQLPQALLAELKTAPHIAKAALPSNVSAWLYQEIGVNTADRETEWSAREIYIALPRPGGDAWLSIERDSGAISYELTNRGWIAYLNDLHKGRNAGKAWSWFIDLFATAAIIFCLTGLLLLQLHAKRRPATWPVVSLGLIIPTLLAVLLIHR, from the coding sequence ATGGTTGACGGCGATGAGCTTTGGCAACGAAAGAAACGCCGCGCGTTCTTTATCAGCCAGCTCTACCAATGGCACTGGATCAGTTCAGGACTATGCCTCGTTGGCATGATCCTTTTCGCCTTCACCGGGATCACCCTGAACAACGCGGGAAAAATCGAGGCCAAGCCGTCAGTCGTAATGCGTGAGAGCCAGCTTCCGCAGGCCCTGCTCGCCGAGCTGAAAACCGCTCCCCATATTGCCAAGGCCGCACTGCCGTCCAACGTCAGCGCATGGCTGTACCAGGAGATCGGCGTCAATACTGCTGATCGCGAGACCGAATGGTCCGCCAGGGAAATTTATATCGCCTTGCCTCGCCCCGGCGGCGACGCGTGGCTCAGCATCGAGCGCGACAGTGGCGCGATCTCCTACGAACTCACCAACCGGGGCTGGATTGCCTATCTCAATGATCTGCATAAGGGCCGCAACGCCGGCAAGGCATGGAGCTGGTTCATCGATCTTTTCGCGACAGCCGCCATTATCTTCTGCCTCACCGGCCTGTTGCTTCTCCAGCTTCACGCCAAGCGCCGGCCGGCCACCTGGCCCGTCGTCAGCCTGGGACTGATCATTCCGACCCTGCTTGCCGTTCTTCTCATCCATCGTTGA
- a CDS encoding DUF4198 domain-containing protein, with protein sequence MTKHLKVALIAASVSLLALPAQAHRAWLLPSATVLSGADAWITVDAAISNDLFYFEHHPMQLDNLSIEGPDGKTVAPENLAKGRYRSTFDVKLAQPGTYKLTVMNQGVFASYKMDGQTKRWRGKAADLEKAIPGNATDVKISESHSRVESFVTSGKPSTDTLKAIGTGLEMIPVTHPNNLVAGEKATFRLMLDGQPASGVEVAVVPGGIRYRDKLNDSKVTTDASGTFSVTWPGPGFYWMSASVSDDKSKIKNAQRRSNYSTTIEVLPQ encoded by the coding sequence ATGACCAAACATCTCAAGGTTGCCTTGATCGCAGCTTCGGTTTCGCTGCTCGCCTTGCCCGCGCAAGCCCATCGCGCCTGGCTGCTGCCATCGGCCACCGTTCTGTCCGGCGCGGATGCCTGGATTACGGTCGATGCCGCGATTTCCAACGACCTGTTTTACTTCGAACATCACCCGATGCAGCTCGATAACCTGTCGATCGAAGGCCCGGACGGCAAGACCGTCGCGCCGGAAAATCTGGCAAAGGGACGCTATCGCAGCACCTTCGATGTCAAGCTCGCGCAACCGGGCACCTACAAACTGACGGTGATGAATCAAGGCGTATTCGCCAGCTACAAGATGGATGGGCAGACCAAGCGCTGGCGCGGTAAAGCGGCTGACCTTGAAAAGGCCATTCCCGGCAACGCCACCGACGTGAAGATTTCGGAGAGCCACAGCCGGGTCGAATCCTTCGTCACTTCCGGCAAGCCCTCCACCGACACGCTGAAGGCCATCGGCACCGGGCTTGAGATGATTCCGGTGACCCATCCCAACAATCTGGTGGCCGGCGAGAAGGCGACGTTCCGACTGATGCTGGACGGCCAGCCCGCCAGCGGCGTCGAAGTCGCGGTCGTGCCGGGCGGCATCCGCTATCGCGACAAGCTGAACGACAGCAAGGTCACCACCGATGCCTCCGGCACTTTCAGCGTCACATGGCCGGGTCCGGGCTTCTACTGGATGAGCGCTTCGGTGAGCGACGACAAGAGCAAGATCAAAAACGCGCAACGGCGCAGCAATTACAGCACCACGATCGAGGTGTTGCCACAGTAG